The bacterium genomic interval ATTTTCATGGATGTTGTCACAATCCGAGTGGCGCGGATCTTACACAAGAGCAATGGAAAGAGCTTGCAGAAATACTAAAGGCGCGAGAGTCAATAGCGGTATTTGATGTTGCATACGCCGGATTTGGTGATGGATTTGAAGAGGATCTTTATTCGGTACGACATTTCGTTGAAATGGGAGTTCCGACACTTGTGGCATTTTCTTTTTCAAAGATAGCGTCGCTCTATGAGGAGCGGTTAGGAGCCTGTCTCGTTGCGTTTCCAGAGGGGGTAAAAGAACAGCGGAAAGTCGGGGGTATCTTGGAGTCAATTATCCGTCCTTGTTTTTCAAACCCTCCAGCGCTCATTAGTCGAGCGATGACGGAGGTTCTTTCGGATAGTGCACTGAGAGCCGACTGGATGAAAGAGTTAGCCGAGCTAGCAGATCAGATGACCAATGGAAGAGAATTACTGGCTTCAGCCTTTACGGAACATGGCATCTCCGATGGGGGGCTATTGAAGAGGAAGGGGATGTTCGCAATGCTGCCACTTAGCAAAAAACAGGTCTCACGATTGGAGGCAGAGGAACATTTATACATGATGGCCAGTGGTAGAATTAATGTTGCAGCTGTGAAGCAGGCGAATGTTTCAGCTATTGCCGAGAGAATTGCGAGAGTGATTTCTTCTTCCTAGTGGATTTATCCTCCAAGGAGACGCGTCTTCACAGTCTTATGTAGGCAGAATTTGTTGCGTTCACGGAGTGTTGCTGCTTGACGAAGGGGAGTGATCAGGTCTTCGCTCCAGAGAGAACTGCAAGCTTCGTACGGGTGTTCTACCGAAAATTCTTTAAGATATCGCCGATATTTGGCATGCCACCGCCGCCCATCATGCCGCCGAGCCCCATTTTTGAGAAAGACTTCATCATTTTCCGCATCTGAGCGAATTGCTTCAGGAGTTGATTGACGTCTTGCACTCGGACACCGGAACCAAGCGCAATGCGTTTTCTTCTGCTTCCGTTGATAATCTTTGGATTCTTACGTTCTCCAAGCGTCATGGAAAGGATCATGGCCTCTGTTTTTTTCATCTCTCGTTCAGCAAGTTCAGGGTCGACTTGTTTTGCCATTTTCCCCAAACCTGGAATCATTCCCATCAGTCCAGAGACGCTTCCCAGCCGTTTCATCATCTTCAGTTGTTGGAGAAAATCTTCAAAGGTGAACTCATTCTTCGCCATCTTCTTTTGGAGCTTCATCGCATCTTCGAGTTCAACTTCTTTTGAAGCCTTCTCGATTAGGCTGAGAACATCACCCATCCCCAAAATTCGTGACGACATCCGATCGGGATGAAAGACTTCGAGAGCCTCTGACTTTTCGCCCACTCCGATAAATTTAATGGGTTTTCCTGTAACCGCTTTCATGGAGAGAGCCGCCCCACCTCTTGCATCTCCATCGAGCTTCGTCAGGATTAAGCCATCAAGATCCAGAGCCTCGTCAAAGCCTTGAGCCACATGGACGGCCTCTTGACCTGTCATTGCATCAGCAACGAGTAAAATTTCATGTGGTTCAATGGCTTCGCTGATCTCTTGCAACTCTGTCATGAGGTCTGAGTCAATCTGAAGTCTTCCAGCCGTATCGATAATCACGACGTCAAATCCAGAGTTTTTTGCATGCGCTTCAGCGCGTTTGGCAATATCAACGGGGTCTTCTTCAGTGGTCGTTGGAAAAACTTCGATATCAAGTTGCTTTCCTACGGTTTGGAGCTGGTCTATAGCTGCTTTGCGATAGACGTCTGCCGGAACCAGTAGGGGGCTCCGTTTGTTTTCATCGCGGAGATAGCGTGCCAGCTTTCCAGCGGTAGTTGTTTTTCCAGATCCTTGAAGACCGACAAGCATGATAACCAGAGGCGGAGCAACATGGGTATCAATCTCAGAAGCTTGCGCTCCCATAGTTTCAGTCAGCTCTTCTTGTACGAGCTTAATAATCATTTGATCGGGGCTGAGACTTTTTAGGATGTCTTCCCCGAGTGCTTGTTCAGCAACGCGTTCGCAAAAGTCCTTTGCAACTTTAAAATTTACATCTGCTTCCAGAAGCGCCATGCGCACTTCTTTCATAGTGTTTTCAATATCACTTTTAGAGAGAGAGCCTCGGCCACGAATTCTTTTAAAAGCCGAGTCAAGCTTAGAGGATAGGGTATCAAACATGACAACTCACTGAAGGTCTTACACCCTTAGGGTAGCGCAGCATGCGGCATGTTTCAAATCATTAGCGGTTTAGTCGGAGTTGACCCTCGATCTGATGAAGAATCGAGTATATAATGATGAGATAGAGCACCTGGTCGTAACAGGTGCTCCCTGAGCAGGGCTAGTGGTCCGGTGAGTGCGGTGTAGTAAGGAGGAGAATGGTGCGATATCAGGAAACGCGATGTCAGCGGGCAGGGAGAGAGTGCTTTTCTGGCTATCGAGCGAGCGAGATTTTAACTCTTTCTTGTTTTTATGCACTATTTTGCATCATCAGTATCATTGGTGTTGCCAGCTCGGCTATGGGCCAATTGCCATCATTTTCGATCGCTGAATTAACGTGTGAAGTCGAGACGTTTATGAATGGCTGTGCTTCACAAATCATTCGAACAAAAAAACAGACCTCAGTAACGGTATCGCAATGCAAGAGAACAGCCAACCGAATCAGACGACGAGCCCTTTGGAGAGTTCGTAATGCGAGAGAGAATGGTGGCAGCGAATCAACAATCCTTGCACAATTTGAGCGAAAGAAAAATGCGCGAAGAGCTCGCCGAATAGAATGTGCTGAGTGTAATAACCACTGTGCGAGCACGAATGTAAGCGAGGCGTGTCGTGGAATTACGGAGCTTACGCCCTCTGAAATGGTATGGAGTCTTATTCAGACTCGTATCGCGAATGGTACTCGATGTACTCAAGCATCACAGTCTCCAGTCGTATTGGTGAGTGTTTCTGGAGGGCTTTGTTCAGGAGTATTGATAGAAAATGATACGGTTTTAACCGCTGCACACTGTTTTAGTAATAACCCATCGGTGAGCAGTGTCTCAGCAAGACTTTCTACGGGAGAATCTCGCGCTGCCGCATCGTATGTGGTGAATCCAAATTGGGGAGGTGGGGTCTCAAACGTCGGTGATTCGGCAATCATAAAACTCAGTGGAGCATTTTCTGGGGTGAATCTCGGGAAGCTTTATGTCGGCACCCCATCTGAGGGTGCTGTTGTATACATGGCAGGGTATGGTGATAGCGAGACTGGAGTCGGAGATCTGCGTGCCACGGTAAATACGATTGAGAGTGTGAATGCAATTAGGATTGAAACGTATTACAACTTGGCTGACTCTGATGAAGGCACAACGTGCGTCGGAGATTCAGGAAGCCCAATTTGGGTCGAACAGAATGGGGAGCTTCGGATTGCTGGAGTGCTCTCAACTGGGGGGCCATCAAACTGTCTCCTAGGCTCGGGTTCGGTATCTTTTGACGAGTCACAGTTTACGAATTTTAATGGCGGGCCCCTTGCAGGAGATCATCTCGCGTTTATCGCTACGCATCGATGATAAGCAATGGTCGTTGAATATGCTAAAGACACGGATAGAAGATAACCAGATGTCCGTCAATAAAATGTAGCCGAATGAATAAGAGCGAAACGGAGAAGAATCATCGCCTTTTGTCTGATCTTATCCGTTGGTTTAAAGTTTCAGGCAGAGAGCTTCCGTGGAGAAATACGCGAGATCCATATGATATCTGGATTTCCGAGGTGATTCTACAGCAGACCCAAGTCTCTCGTGGAATCGAATATTACCAGAGATTCTTGAAGCGTTTTCCAACCGTTGAACGTCTTGCCTCAGCTCGTTGGTCGTCTGTTTTATCTGTATGGCGGGGGCTTGGATACTATCAACGAGCGAGAAATCTCATGAAATCAGCTAAACTTCTCATCAAGGATTTTGATGGTAAGTTGCCACAGACACGCCACGAATTATTACGTCTACCTGGGATAGGAGAATATACCGCTTCTGCCATTTGTAGCTTTGCATTTAATAGAAATGTTCCAGCGATTGATACCAATTTATCTCGCGTCTTTCAGAGAGTATATGGCTGTCCTGCTCAACAGGTTAAAGCGAGAGCAGAGGCTTTGTTTCAGCTCCGACCACGGAGCAGTCGGAAGTTGAATTATGCGCTTATGGATCTCGGTGCACTTGTCTGTCGAGCTAAAAGCCCTCGGTGTAGTGAGTGCCCCCTCGCCTTACGGTGTCACTACAAGAAACACGGGGTTGCCTCAAACAATGAAAGTCCTAGAGATCGAAGTAGAGAGACGCAAGGAGAGCAACTTCCGCGAATAGATGTGGCAGTTGGTTGCATTAATCGAAATGGCAAGTATTTGTTAGCAAAGACGAGTAGCAGTAAGGGAGATGGGTGGGAATTCCCTGGTGGAAAGTGCCATCAAGGAGAGACTGTGCGCGAGGCGCTCAAGCGAGAAGTCTATGAAGAGCTTGGAGTTGAAGTCTCAGTACGCCCTGCTTTTCATGTCGAGATATTCGCAGAAGGACTTTTTGAATGGCGAATTCATTTTTGTAGATGTCAGATACTTGCCGGTCGACCGAGTCCGAAAGAGCATGATCACCTGCAGTGGATTGACAAGGAAGACTTAAGTCTTTTCAAGATGCCAAACGCGAATACACGCGCAGTTCAAATGCTCAGTAGTCGTCGCTAGAGGACGAGGAGATGAGCGCTCTGTATGGTTAGCCCTCTTCTCGCAGTAATGAAAGGCAACGTAAGTCGAGTAGGTTCGCAGATAAAGCGCTTCCTTTTTTTGACTCGATGGAGTACCTCAAGTCTTTTGCGAGATCCATTGCCAACTCTAAATCCCTTACATGAGAGTCCGAGGCCTGCTGATTTTCAAAGGCAATCTCGAGCCGTAGCATGGTTTCTCGGGCATATGATCGCGTGTCCTCGAGTTGTGAGCGCAAGCTCTGTACCCGAACATGGGCATTTTGAATTCTCCTGAAAAGTTGCTCCTTATCTCCGTGAGGGAACATTTCAAGCTGTTTGAGTCCAAGATGCTCGCGGGTGATCTCCGGTAATGAGAGGCGAATGCGCTCTTCATTAATCACATCGAGACAGAACTCAATGGCATCTCCCATCAGTGGACGGAGGCCATCACGCGTCTCTATTGAGCTTTTTTCATCTATGCGTTGTAGAATTTGCTCTGCTTCGCTCTCAATCTTATCTTGAAAATGGCTATCAGGATTGCGCTCATTTTCGAATTCTTCAGAAGACTTTCGAGCAAGCCCATGCAGACTGTGCAGCAAGTGATCAATTTCTTCAGTAGCCTCTGCGATATTCGAGAGCGTATAAATAAATTCATTCCAATGAGCATTTTGCTCAAAGCTAGCATTGGTTAAATTCAAATCTTTTTTGTCTGAAGGGCGAAGGTCAGCTTTGTTCTGTTTGTCGTATGAAGTTTCCATTACTTCCTATTGCTTCCAAGCGCGCTCTTCTAATATTCCTCGTCGCTTCCGTGAAGAGCGTCTGTTACTTCCAAGTTCATTAAGAGTAGGCCTCTTGAAGTAGAGTAACGGCTAGATTTATGAATCCTTGAGTATCAGGCGCATGAAAGAATTATAAATTTCTTATCTGGTAGGAACGCATGAGGAACTGTGTACGTAGCCCTCGTAGGGTTCTGTGATAAACAACCATCTGCGAAGTGCGAAATCTACTTGCAAAAGAGTGCCGCTGGCTAATGCCCCTGTCTTTGAGCTCTCGGTATGAGGCTCAGAGAACACGGGGGTTCCATCATCAATGACCTTCCAGAGCGGAGTGATTGGCTTGAAATGCTTTTGACTTTCTGCCGCAGCAGCACTTTTCTGGTAAGGAACAGTGTCGTTGATTTGACGGTCAGTAATGCTTTTTTGAGCGAGAGGAAGTAGTTTTTTCAGGTGTTTAAGTCGAGTCTCTGAGGACGGATGACTCGAGAGAAATTCAATAGGAGCTTGCTGGAACTCTGGTATATGAGCCATGCGTTCCCAGAATTGAATTGCGCTTCTCGGATCATATCCTGCTTTTGCCATTATGAATAGACCGAGTTGGTCTGCTTCGAGTTCAAGTGCTTGTTGATTCGGATTAATCAGTAATGCTTTCAGTAGCTCAGCCGTTAATATCGCTCCGAGATTTGCAAGGCTGCCAGCAGCGCTACTTGCGCTTTGCAAAATAGCTTGTCGTGCTGTTTCGCTAGTGATGCCTGTTATAATTCTTTTTGCTTCCTCTATCGGATCTGGCTGTGTGTGCTTAGCGAGAACATGAGCTATTTCATGCGACAGAATAGTAGCAAGCTCATCATCGCTTGAAACGAGATCGATAAGTGGGCTCCAAACAAAAATATAGTTTCCACGAGTAGCTGCGGCATTATAGAACGAGTCGTCTTTAAAAACATGAACATGCCAAATATTATGGTGGTTACCTTCGACCTGAGTGAGTGTATCAACGATGTTTCGAACTCGTAGAATCCGATTGTCATCTGTCTCGATGTCAAATTGTTCTGCAAGTTGCCCAAAGACTTTTTGTCCGTATTGTTCATCAGCAATGGCAACACTTGCTTGTTTCGGGATTTCGCCAGGAACAAGGGGCGCTCTTGTCGAAGCACACGACAGGAGAGAAGAAGTGATAACGAGAAAACATAGCCGAATGAAGATATTCGGCAGTATGAGAAACGGCTTTCCAGCGAGTGTCAGATAGCGGTCTTTTTTGGTCATGAACACTCCTTGTGTATGCTGCCCATTTTCCGCGGGGGTAAAGCCTTCCGCACCTTGTTGGTAGAGGCACTAAGTATACGAAACATTGGCATATTGAGACAGCTTGGCTGTTCTTGTGATAAAAAACCAGTACTTTGTAATTCCCTACTCTCTGGGGTAGAATCCGCTCTGTCAGAGTTTGGAACCCCTGTCGCGCTGCCATGCAGTACCGACGATCCAGTGCCGGCGAGTCAATAGTGACGAGTGAGTGGTGAATAACGGGTCAAGCTCTCTGTCGTGTATATCGGTGAAACAAGAAACCCACCGTTTTTTTGAAAGGAGTTCTCGTGAGCAAGGTGCCTCAGCATTATCAGATTTTGTATTCGAAAGAGCAGATTGATGAACGGATACAGGCCCTCGGAAAAGAGATCGACAGTTGGATTGATACAACTTCACCGAGTGGTAGTAGAGATGTGCTTGCTCTTCCCGTAATGCGAGGTGGACTCTATTTTTTTGCAGATCTTTCGCGAGCCATGGAGAACTCTCTTGAGGTGAATCCAGTGCAGTCGTGGGCCTATAATGGAGAGGAGAATACAGCACTACCAACTGGAGTAACCGTGCGGTTTTCCGATTTGCCAGTGAAAGGCCGGCGTGTTCTGGTGATTGATGACATTTGTGATTCGGGAAGAACGTTAAAAACAATCCATGAGGATTTAACGGCTCGTGGAGCAGCTGAGGTGCAGGTGGTTGTTCTGGTGAGGCGAGCAGTCGGAGAACCGAGTTTCTCTCCCCAGTGGTGTGGATTTGAATACGATGGTCCTGAATGGTTTGTGGGTTATGGAATGGATGATGGTAGTCGTTGGCGAAATCTTCCGGAGATATACCTCGTCAACTAGGCGCCCTGTAATGGTAGTGAATAAGGCTTTTCTGAGGCCTGTAGAGCCCGCTAGGTACGTATGAATCAAATTTTGAGCGAACAACGCTCTCTGAATGCAGGGACAAAAAAGGCTGACCTCCAGTATACGATTTCGCTTCAGGGGATATCAAAGTCTTTTGTTCGTAAGTTTCATCAAGGCGGCTATTCGACGCTAAAGAGCGCAATTGTCTCGCTTTTTCGCAAAACGGAGGCTCCTCCGGCAGTGAAAACCGTCGCGCTCAAGGAGTTGACGATGAGAATTCCTCAAGGGGCATCAGTAGGAGTCATCGGAAGAAATGGATCAGGAAAGTCTACTCTCCTTAAGCTGATTACTGGCATTTATAAACCTGATGCTGGAGTGATTGCTCGTTCAGGAAGGATCTCCGCTTTGATCGAGCTTGGTGCTGGTTTTCATCCAGACTTTACTGGAAGAGAGAATATTTTCTTGGGTGGTATGATCCAAGGACTGACTCGATCAGAGATAGAGGAGCGATTTGACCAGATTGTTGAATTTGCGGAATTAAGTGAGTTTATTGAACAGCCAGTACGTACCTACTCTTCTGGAATGTTTATGCGTCTTGGCTTTAGTCTTGCCATTCACTGTGACCCAGAAGTTTTACTCATTGATGAAGTCCTAGCAGTTGGTGATGAGGGGTTTATATCAAAGTGTAAGGGAAAGATTTCTGAACTACGACAAAGCGGAGTTACTCTCATGCTTGTAACGCATGATCTTGCCGCAGTAGAAAGGTGGTGCGATGAGGTCTTGTGGCTAGAGAAGGGTGAGGTCCGTGATCGTGGAGAGCCACGAAGAGTGATTGATGCCTATCGACAATATATTGAATCGAGGGAGGAGGATGCTCTTGAAAGTCTTCATGAATATCCAAGGGCCTCAGATGAGGGGGCTGAAGAGAGGGAGAGTCTTGAAGTTTCACCGACTCATTCCGAGCTTGAGAAGGCTCGTTGGGGTAGTCGTGAGATAGAGATTCTTGGTGTGGCACTCCTTACAAGTGATAATTGTGAAAAGTTTGTTTTTCACCCCGATGAAACGATGGAGATACTGCTCTCATTTTCACAGAGAGAGCCGGTAAAAGGGGGAATAGTCTTCGGAATAGGAATCCATCATGTTGATGGCACACTCCTTTTCGGTACGAATACTCAGTTAGAAGAGGTAGAATTAGACCTCTCTGAGCAGAGTAATGAAGTCCTTTGTCGAATTCCACGACTCTCGCTTCTCGATGGGGAGTATTGGCTTGATTTAGCTGTTCATCGCGATGATGGATATCCTTATGATTACTGGAAAAAGGCCATTCGATTTTCAGTCCGTTCTTCGAAATCGCAGGTCGGAAAGTTGTACCTTGAAACCCAATGGAGCGTGAGAGAGAGGGAAGGGGAAGCATCGGCATTACAGAGCGTTTAAAATTGATTTGATCAGCATGATAACTTGAGTGCTTGGAGTGTGTTAGGAAGAGGCAATCACAGCGGCAGGAGAACAGGTGAACGATACGAGGAGAGGAGTGAATGACTTTGGAGTCTTGGGAGAAGAGTCGTGATTGAGCATTTTCGCGAGCTTTTGAAGTTTCGAGCTCTCATTGTTGGACTTGTTGAACGACATATGCATGCTCGTTACAGAGGTTCCGTATTAGGGATGCTTTGGTCTTTTCTGAATCCCCTCTGTTTAATGGCGGTCTATACTCTCGTCTTTAAGTACTACATTCGATTTGATCAAGTTGAGAATTATACGATTTTCCTTTTTTGCGGTTTGCTCCAGTGGATTCATGTCTCCTCGTCACTTATAGAAGGAAGTATCTCAATTTCCGCTGGCGGGAGTCTCATTACGAAGAGTCTGTTTCCTGCAGCCCTGCTCCCAGCGGTTTCTGTTCTGACGAGCCTCGTTCATTTCTTGCTCTCGTTGCCTCTGCTTTTCCTTTTCATGCTCCTTTTCGGAGTTGAATTTACGGGTGGCATTGTGCTCTTACCGGTACTTATGGTGCTTCAGACGGCGTTCCTTTATGGCTTAGCGCTATCGCTTGCCACACTGAATGTGGCTTTTCGTGATGTTCAACATCTTGTTGGTAACGCCTTGACCCTTCTTTTCTTTCTGAGTCCAATTTTATATCCAGAGGATGTTGTTCCAGCTGCATTCCGTCCTTTTCTTGCATTTAATCCATTTGCAGTGTTCACTTCTTGTTATCAAGACGTGCTCTTTAATGGAGTAATGCCCTCCGTAAGTGACTTCGCTCAGATAATGCTCTGGACGCTTGTCAGTATTGTGGTGGGGATAAGGGTTTATATCTCGCGACAGGAACGCTTTGCTGAGGCGCTGTAGTGATTTCAGTCTAGCTATTCTGAGATGAATGAAACGGACAAAGTGACAATGAGTCAAAAGAGTATCCACCAATTGGTTCATACCTTAAGTTATGGCGATGCTATCTCCAGTGAAGTTTTAACTTTCCAGCGAGTCTTTCGTGAACGAGGGTATGAAAGTGAGATTTTTGCTATTCATACCCATCCAAAGCTCTCTGGTGTGTCACGCCCATTTCAGGAGTTTCCAGGCGAGTACGACGGAGAAGTCATTTTACACTACTCTCTTGGTTCACCGCTGAATGAAGTATATCGCTCATTGAATAATGCATTCAGGACAATTATTTACCACAATCTTACCACACCTTACTGGTTTGAAGGTATAAACCCTCGCATAGTTCGAGATATTCGTAGTGGTATGAAAGAGCTGCCGGACTTATTGCAGATATCTAATAGGATTCTTGCGGATTCCTCTTTTAATGCTCAGGAGCTTAAGGAGTTCGGAGTTGAGGCTCAGGTCCTTCCCTTATCTGTAGATCCAGAGCGATGGACGGAGGAAGCGAACCCTGGGATTCGAGAGCTTTTACGTTCTACGCCTGGGCCACACCTCTTACATGTTGGACGTTTTGCTCCGAATAAGTGTTTGCAAGATGTTGTTCGTAGCTTTTATTTCTTTCGCCATTATTTAGCACCAACGAGCAGGCTCTGGTTGGTAGGAATAGAAATAGATACAGAGCTCTACGCCTTTTCAATAAGGCATATGGTTGAACAGTTGGGTTTGAGAGATGCGGTTGAATTCCCAGGTTGTATGGCCGACTCTGAGCTACGAGCACTATATGAGGAGAGCGACCTGTATCTCTGTATGAGTGAGCATGAAGGTTTTTGCTTACCAGTTATTGAAGCAATGCACTTTGGCCTACCTGTTGTCGCATACTCTTCCTCGGCACTGCCCGAGACTATTCAAAGTGGTGGGATTCTGGTGGAGCGCAAGGAGCCTGCACATCTTGCTATGCTGTATCACAAGATATTACAGTCGCCCGAGTTACGTGAGGGATTGATTCTCGGAGGAAAGAAGCGGGTAAGTGAGCTGTCATATGCCAATTTTTCACGAAGGGTCTGTGAACTCTTTAACGTAGAGGGGTCTGTTCATGCGTATTGCGCTTGATACGAGTGCGCTTGATCCAGAGTTTCGAGCCCATGCAATTCGGGGAACGGGTCGGTATGTATCTGAGCTGTATCAACGCTTGCCTGAATTTTTAACGGGCGATGATCACCTAACAGATTTTCAATATTCGAGTATTGGAAGAGGTGGGATCTGCGAGAGGTTCGTTGACCTTCTGCCAGTGGGAAAACACACACTTAAGCATCAAGTTGTCTATCCGTGTCTGATGGGAAAGGCATCTCATGGAGAGGCTGATATTTTGCACTTCCCCGTTCATGCAGATGCGCCTACTTGGGCTCGTACTCCCTTCATTGTAACGGTGTTAGATCTCATTCCTTTGATCTTTAAAGACCTTTACGCCCCTAAGAAGAATAATCTCAGATTTCAATTTGCCCGATGGTTAGAGCTCCAATCCATTAGGAATGCTCGAGCAATATTTGCTATTAGTGAGCATACCGCAAAAGATGTTCATAGATTGCTTGGAGTTCCTCGTGAGAAAATTATTGTTACCCCTTTAGGTGTAGATGAACGATTCTTTGTTGCGGATACAGCGAGTAAAACGGTGCGAGAAAAATTTTCTCTCGAGAATGATGTGCCTTTGATTTTATATGTCGGGGGGATTGACCAGAGGAAGAACATCTCTTTCTTGGTTGATGTATTCGCAGAGGTTGTAAGAGCTCGTACCGCCAAGAAAGAAAGCATTCCCTTGCTCGTATTTGCCGGGGGAATCTCGAAAGATGACCAGTATCCACGCCTTATAGAGAATCTTCGGCGACTTCAACTAGAGGAGCATGTTCGATTTACTGGCTTCGTTTCAGATGATGACTTACGAAGCTTATATAACACCGCAACTGTATTTTTCTATCCGAGTCTCTATGAAGGCTTTGGTCTGCCACCTCTTGAAGCAATGGCGGCAGGTACTCCCGTTGTTAGCTCCAATACCTCTTCTCTTCCTGAGGTTGTGGGAGATGCTGCATTGCTTTGCGATCCGAAGGATATACCGCAGGCATCAGAGCAACTTCTCGATATTCTCCGAGATCCTCAATGCGCGGATCGTCTGAGAGTGCTCGGCAAACAAAGAGCGAAAGAGTTCCGTTGGGAAGAGACCGCGCGTTTGACAGCAGAGGGATATCGGCTTGCTCTAGGGGGACTTCACGAGAGGAATAGCGGACAGATTCGATCAAATACTTCAATATCAAATGAGATGAGATAGGAAAGTGGGAAGATACTTAAGAGCATACGTATGACCGAGCACTCTTCAGAACTATCACAACATTCCTGTGAAGAAGTATCCTCTCAGAAAATGATAGATA includes:
- a CDS encoding aminotransferase class I/II-fold pyridoxal phosphate-dependent enzyme; translated protein: MLQTIPQQLVELPQPEEDIIFALTARYQSARQQFQSNALSVEPINLGIGKYANESGQTPMLRSMKTALHNQLAGRCGDNPTGGYQPILGAEPFRRKVEELILGEALISRARDSGTVESCQAIGGTGANFIQGCFLQQLGVKKILLSNPTWGNHKKIFPFAGISTEMYPYYDSVSGEISFDEMKATFSGLEKGIAINFHGCCHNPSGADLTQEQWKELAEILKARESIAVFDVAYAGFGDGFEEDLYSVRHFVEMGVPTLVAFSFSKIASLYEERLGACLVAFPEGVKEQRKVGGILESIIRPCFSNPPALISRAMTEVLSDSALRADWMKELAELADQMTNGRELLASAFTEHGISDGGLLKRKGMFAMLPLSKKQVSRLEAEEHLYMMASGRINVAAVKQANVSAIAERIARVISSS
- a CDS encoding signal recognition particle protein, which produces MFDTLSSKLDSAFKRIRGRGSLSKSDIENTMKEVRMALLEADVNFKVAKDFCERVAEQALGEDILKSLSPDQMIIKLVQEELTETMGAQASEIDTHVAPPLVIMLVGLQGSGKTTTAGKLARYLRDENKRSPLLVPADVYRKAAIDQLQTVGKQLDIEVFPTTTEEDPVDIAKRAEAHAKNSGFDVVIIDTAGRLQIDSDLMTELQEISEAIEPHEILLVADAMTGQEAVHVAQGFDEALDLDGLILTKLDGDARGGAALSMKAVTGKPIKFIGVGEKSEALEVFHPDRMSSRILGMGDVLSLIEKASKEVELEDAMKLQKKMAKNEFTFEDFLQQLKMMKRLGSVSGLMGMIPGLGKMAKQVDPELAEREMKKTEAMILSMTLGERKNPKIINGSRRKRIALGSGVRVQDVNQLLKQFAQMRKMMKSFSKMGLGGMMGGGGMPNIGDILKNFR
- a CDS encoding A/G-specific adenine glycosylase, which codes for MNKSETEKNHRLLSDLIRWFKVSGRELPWRNTRDPYDIWISEVILQQTQVSRGIEYYQRFLKRFPTVERLASARWSSVLSVWRGLGYYQRARNLMKSAKLLIKDFDGKLPQTRHELLRLPGIGEYTASAICSFAFNRNVPAIDTNLSRVFQRVYGCPAQQVKARAEALFQLRPRSSRKLNYALMDLGALVCRAKSPRCSECPLALRCHYKKHGVASNNESPRDRSRETQGEQLPRIDVAVGCINRNGKYLLAKTSSSKGDGWEFPGGKCHQGETVREALKREVYEELGVEVSVRPAFHVEIFAEGLFEWRIHFCRCQILAGRPSPKEHDHLQWIDKEDLSLFKMPNANTRAVQMLSSRR
- a CDS encoding M48 family peptidase, with the protein product MTKKDRYLTLAGKPFLILPNIFIRLCFLVITSSLLSCASTRAPLVPGEIPKQASVAIADEQYGQKVFGQLAEQFDIETDDNRILRVRNIVDTLTQVEGNHHNIWHVHVFKDDSFYNAAATRGNYIFVWSPLIDLVSSDDELATILSHEIAHVLAKHTQPDPIEEAKRIITGITSETARQAILQSASSAAGSLANLGAILTAELLKALLINPNQQALELEADQLGLFIMAKAGYDPRSAIQFWERMAHIPEFQQAPIEFLSSHPSSETRLKHLKKLLPLAQKSITDRQINDTVPYQKSAAAAESQKHFKPITPLWKVIDDGTPVFSEPHTESSKTGALASGTLLQVDFALRRWLFITEPYEGYVHSSSCVPTR
- a CDS encoding ABC transporter ATP-binding protein, whose protein sequence is MNQILSEQRSLNAGTKKADLQYTISLQGISKSFVRKFHQGGYSTLKSAIVSLFRKTEAPPAVKTVALKELTMRIPQGASVGVIGRNGSGKSTLLKLITGIYKPDAGVIARSGRISALIELGAGFHPDFTGRENIFLGGMIQGLTRSEIEERFDQIVEFAELSEFIEQPVRTYSSGMFMRLGFSLAIHCDPEVLLIDEVLAVGDEGFISKCKGKISELRQSGVTLMLVTHDLAAVERWCDEVLWLEKGEVRDRGEPRRVIDAYRQYIESREEDALESLHEYPRASDEGAEERESLEVSPTHSELEKARWGSREIEILGVALLTSDNCEKFVFHPDETMEILLSFSQREPVKGGIVFGIGIHHVDGTLLFGTNTQLEEVELDLSEQSNEVLCRIPRLSLLDGEYWLDLAVHRDDGYPYDYWKKAIRFSVRSSKSQVGKLYLETQWSVREREGEASALQSV
- a CDS encoding ABC transporter permease; this encodes MIEHFRELLKFRALIVGLVERHMHARYRGSVLGMLWSFLNPLCLMAVYTLVFKYYIRFDQVENYTIFLFCGLLQWIHVSSSLIEGSISISAGGSLITKSLFPAALLPAVSVLTSLVHFLLSLPLLFLFMLLFGVEFTGGIVLLPVLMVLQTAFLYGLALSLATLNVAFRDVQHLVGNALTLLFFLSPILYPEDVVPAAFRPFLAFNPFAVFTSCYQDVLFNGVMPSVSDFAQIMLWTLVSIVVGIRVYISRQERFAEAL
- a CDS encoding glycosyltransferase, which translates into the protein MNETDKVTMSQKSIHQLVHTLSYGDAISSEVLTFQRVFRERGYESEIFAIHTHPKLSGVSRPFQEFPGEYDGEVILHYSLGSPLNEVYRSLNNAFRTIIYHNLTTPYWFEGINPRIVRDIRSGMKELPDLLQISNRILADSSFNAQELKEFGVEAQVLPLSVDPERWTEEANPGIRELLRSTPGPHLLHVGRFAPNKCLQDVVRSFYFFRHYLAPTSRLWLVGIEIDTELYAFSIRHMVEQLGLRDAVEFPGCMADSELRALYEESDLYLCMSEHEGFCLPVIEAMHFGLPVVAYSSSALPETIQSGGILVERKEPAHLAMLYHKILQSPELREGLILGGKKRVSELSYANFSRRVCELFNVEGSVHAYCA
- a CDS encoding glycosyltransferase family 1 protein; translated protein: MRIALDTSALDPEFRAHAIRGTGRYVSELYQRLPEFLTGDDHLTDFQYSSIGRGGICERFVDLLPVGKHTLKHQVVYPCLMGKASHGEADILHFPVHADAPTWARTPFIVTVLDLIPLIFKDLYAPKKNNLRFQFARWLELQSIRNARAIFAISEHTAKDVHRLLGVPREKIIVTPLGVDERFFVADTASKTVREKFSLENDVPLILYVGGIDQRKNISFLVDVFAEVVRARTAKKESIPLLVFAGGISKDDQYPRLIENLRRLQLEEHVRFTGFVSDDDLRSLYNTATVFFYPSLYEGFGLPPLEAMAAGTPVVSSNTSSLPEVVGDAALLCDPKDIPQASEQLLDILRDPQCADRLRVLGKQRAKEFRWEETARLTAEGYRLALGGLHERNSGQIRSNTSISNEMR